One Turneriella parva DSM 21527 genomic region harbors:
- a CDS encoding V-type ATP synthase subunit A, whose translation MSGVSSTQGKITGVLSNLVSIEANGPVGQNEICYIEHDRVRLMAEVIRVSGNTAQAQVFESTRGIKSGDRVSFTGHMLEISLGPGILSRKYDGLQNDLDKLTGLFLERGQQVDPLDTEVLFDFSPLVAAGAQVEAGDWLGQVNEGWIKHKIMVPFALEGVHTVKSLVSAGKYRVDDEIAELTNSSGETVKVTMRQKWPVKRAITNYTEKMRPFKLLETGIRAVDTLNPMPEGGSGFIPGPFGCGKTVLQHAMSKNANADLIIITACGERANEVVEIFKEFPELEDPRTGRKLMERTTIVCNTSNMPVAAREASVYTGMTIAEYYRAMGLKVLLLADSTSRWAQALREMSNRLEELPGPDAFPMDLSAVISAFYARAGFIRLKDGNTGSVTFIGTVSPAGGNMNEPVTESTRKAARCYYALAQKRADSKRYPAIDPLDSYSKYLDYPEFREQLAADLQPGWAELVERMRDYLRRSVEAADQISILGDDSVPVSYHVTLWKGELLDFAILQQDAFDPIDQNTPMERQKYMLGLVAEICTQDFDFAHFEDVGVFFKKLINLMKQMNYSPFKNADFTKYEAELKSLAAGKKAAAVVS comes from the coding sequence ATGAGCGGAGTATCTTCAACGCAGGGGAAAATTACCGGTGTGTTGTCGAACCTCGTCAGCATCGAAGCGAACGGGCCTGTTGGGCAAAACGAAATTTGTTATATCGAACATGATCGAGTAAGGCTAATGGCCGAAGTGATTCGCGTTTCGGGAAACACCGCTCAGGCGCAGGTCTTTGAATCGACGCGTGGCATCAAGAGCGGCGATAGGGTAAGCTTCACCGGGCATATGCTTGAGATCTCACTTGGCCCCGGCATTCTCTCGCGTAAGTACGACGGCCTGCAGAACGATCTCGATAAATTAACCGGGCTGTTTCTTGAACGCGGCCAGCAGGTCGATCCGCTCGATACAGAAGTGCTGTTCGATTTTTCCCCGCTTGTAGCGGCTGGTGCCCAAGTTGAAGCCGGTGACTGGTTAGGCCAGGTCAACGAAGGCTGGATCAAGCACAAGATTATGGTACCGTTTGCGCTCGAGGGTGTACACACGGTAAAAAGTCTCGTCAGCGCCGGAAAATACCGCGTCGACGACGAGATCGCAGAACTTACGAACTCCTCCGGTGAAACGGTAAAAGTTACCATGCGGCAAAAATGGCCGGTGAAACGCGCGATCACCAACTACACCGAAAAGATGCGCCCTTTCAAATTGCTCGAAACCGGTATTCGTGCGGTCGATACGCTGAACCCGATGCCCGAGGGCGGCAGCGGCTTTATTCCGGGGCCGTTTGGCTGCGGCAAAACGGTGTTGCAACACGCGATGAGCAAGAATGCCAATGCGGATCTCATCATCATCACGGCGTGCGGCGAACGCGCGAATGAGGTGGTCGAAATTTTTAAGGAGTTTCCCGAACTTGAAGATCCGCGTACCGGTCGCAAGCTGATGGAGCGCACGACGATTGTCTGCAATACCTCAAACATGCCGGTGGCAGCGCGCGAAGCGTCGGTCTATACCGGCATGACGATCGCCGAATATTACCGCGCAATGGGATTAAAAGTGCTGCTGCTCGCCGATTCGACTTCGCGCTGGGCGCAGGCACTGCGCGAAATGTCGAACCGGCTTGAAGAGCTGCCGGGGCCCGATGCTTTTCCGATGGACCTTTCGGCGGTCATCTCGGCCTTTTATGCGCGCGCGGGTTTTATCAGACTGAAGGACGGCAATACCGGTTCGGTGACTTTTATCGGTACGGTTTCACCCGCTGGCGGTAATATGAACGAACCCGTGACCGAAAGTACCCGCAAGGCTGCACGCTGCTACTATGCGCTGGCGCAGAAACGGGCCGACTCAAAGCGCTACCCGGCGATTGACCCGCTCGATTCGTATTCCAAGTATCTCGATTACCCTGAGTTTCGCGAGCAGCTGGCGGCCGACCTGCAGCCGGGTTGGGCCGAACTCGTCGAGCGCATGCGCGATTACCTCAGGCGCAGCGTTGAAGCGGCCGACCAGATTTCTATTCTGGGCGACGACAGCGTACCGGTGAGCTACCATGTTACACTCTGGAAAGGCGAGTTGCTGGATTTTGCGATTCTGCAGCAGGACGCGTTTGATCCGATTGACCAGAATACCCCGATGGAACGGCAGAAGTACATGCTGGGCCTCGTCGCTGAAATTTGTACGCAGGATTTTGATTTTGCGCATTTTGAAGATGTCGGAGTGTTCTTTAAGAAACTGATAAATCTGATGAAACAGATGAACTACTCTCCGTTTAAGAATGCCGACTTTACGAAATACGAGGCTGAACTCAAAAGCCTCGCTGCTGGCAAGAAGGCTGCCGCGGTAGTGTCATGA